One part of the Mycobacterium marinum genome encodes these proteins:
- a CDS encoding TIGR04255 family protein translates to MLPEMNPDGVQPNAPVALVTAEIRHPATDSLTESSSRELKHLLINDLPIERQAQDVSWGMTAPGAAPTPVADRFVRYGNRDNTVSASLKNQAIVVETSAYSSFDNFCDILLRVADARAQVSSIVGVERIGLRYVLEIRVPAGVDGRIAWNNWIDEQLLGPQRIAPGGLSMAEWQGAAVYREAQPGKSLILRYGPGMGQALDANYHLRRVTAAQTGPFFLMDIDSFWTPLGSIPEFNRDALVSTLQDLYGPAREVFQDLITPRLRDELLRS, encoded by the coding sequence ATGCTTCCCGAGATGAATCCCGATGGAGTCCAACCCAACGCACCCGTTGCTCTGGTGACCGCGGAAATTCGGCACCCGGCAACGGATTCGCTCACCGAATCAAGCAGCCGCGAACTCAAGCACCTTCTCATCAACGACTTGCCGATCGAACGTCAAGCCCAAGACGTGAGTTGGGGCATGACGGCTCCCGGCGCCGCACCCACGCCCGTGGCGGACCGTTTCGTGCGCTACGGCAATCGGGACAACACGGTTTCCGCGTCGCTGAAGAACCAGGCGATCGTCGTCGAGACCAGCGCTTACAGCAGTTTCGACAATTTCTGCGACATCCTGCTGCGGGTCGCGGACGCGCGGGCGCAGGTGTCGTCCATCGTCGGGGTGGAGCGCATCGGCTTGCGGTACGTCCTCGAAATCCGGGTTCCCGCCGGTGTCGATGGCCGCATCGCGTGGAACAACTGGATCGATGAGCAGCTCCTCGGTCCGCAACGCATCGCTCCGGGCGGGCTGTCCATGGCCGAGTGGCAGGGCGCCGCGGTCTATCGGGAGGCGCAGCCCGGCAAGTCACTCATCCTGCGGTACGGCCCGGGCATGGGCCAGGCCCTCGATGCGAACTACCACCTGCGTCGCGTCACCGCGGCCCAGACCGGACCGTTCTTCCTGATGGACATCGACAGCTTCTGGACGCCGCTCGGCTCGATTCCCGAGTTCAACCGGGATGCGCTCGTTTCGACCCTGCAGGACCTCTACGGTCCCGCGCGGGAGGTCTTCCAAGACCTGATCACCCCGCGCCTCAGGGATGAACTGCTGCGCTCCTAG